One segment of Aquimarina sp. BL5 DNA contains the following:
- a CDS encoding Mrp/NBP35 family ATP-binding protein yields the protein MKLEKSDILKALETITVAGEGKNMVESGAVKNIITFGDEVIVDLELSTPALHIKKRAEVDVMKAIHDKVYEKAKIKVNIKVEAPAAKQPEKNVIKGKPIPGIKNIIAVASGKGGVGKSTVTSNLAVTLAKMGFSVGLLDADIYGPSAPIMFDVERERPLSVKVGSASKMKPVENYGVKILSIGFFTQPNQAVVWRGPMAAKALNQMIFDAAWGELDFLLLDLPPGTGDIHLSIMQSLPITGAVVVSTPQNVALADARKGVAMFQQESISVPVLGIIENMAYFTPEELPNNKYYIFGKEGAKHLAEDIDVPFLGEIPLVQSIREAGDVGRPAALQTATPIEKAFEELTRNVVQEVVDRNENLPPTEAIKITTMAGCSAVKK from the coding sequence ATGAAGTTAGAAAAATCGGATATATTAAAAGCGCTAGAAACCATTACGGTTGCCGGAGAAGGAAAGAACATGGTGGAGAGTGGTGCAGTGAAAAATATAATTACTTTTGGAGATGAAGTAATTGTTGATTTAGAATTGTCTACACCTGCATTACATATCAAAAAGAGGGCAGAAGTTGATGTGATGAAAGCTATTCATGATAAAGTGTATGAAAAGGCCAAAATAAAGGTGAATATTAAAGTAGAAGCTCCTGCTGCTAAACAACCTGAAAAAAATGTAATCAAGGGAAAACCGATTCCTGGAATTAAAAATATTATTGCCGTTGCCTCTGGAAAAGGGGGAGTTGGTAAATCTACTGTGACTTCTAACTTAGCTGTTACTTTAGCGAAAATGGGTTTTAGTGTTGGATTATTAGATGCAGATATCTACGGACCCTCTGCACCCATTATGTTTGATGTAGAAAGAGAAAGACCATTATCTGTAAAAGTAGGTTCTGCATCTAAAATGAAACCCGTTGAAAATTATGGGGTCAAAATATTGTCTATAGGATTTTTTACACAACCCAACCAAGCAGTAGTTTGGAGAGGTCCTATGGCTGCAAAAGCATTAAATCAAATGATTTTTGATGCAGCCTGGGGAGAATTAGATTTCTTACTATTGGATTTGCCTCCAGGAACAGGTGATATTCATTTATCGATTATGCAATCTTTACCGATTACGGGAGCTGTTGTAGTTAGTACACCTCAGAATGTAGCACTTGCTGATGCTAGAAAAGGAGTAGCAATGTTTCAACAAGAAAGTATTAGCGTGCCTGTGTTAGGGATCATAGAAAATATGGCATATTTTACTCCAGAAGAGCTTCCTAACAATAAATATTATATCTTTGGTAAAGAAGGTGCTAAACATCTTGCAGAAGATATTGATGTTCCGTTTTTAGGAGAAATACCTTTAGTTCAAAGTATACGTGAGGCAGGAGATGTAGGTCGTCCAGCTGCATTGCAAACAGCAACCCCTATTGAAAAGGCCTTCGAAGAATTAACAAGGAATGTTGTACAGGAAGTAGTGGATAGAAACGAAAATTTACCACCTACTGAGGCGATTAAAATAACAACAATGGCGGGATGCTCTGCTGTAAAAAAATAA
- a CDS encoding NifU family protein: MTSEELRINVEKALDEIRPFLESDGGNISLIGIEDDKRVKVQLEGACVGCSVNQMTLKSGVEMTIKKYAPQIEEVLNIE, from the coding sequence ATGACTTCTGAAGAATTAAGAATTAATGTAGAAAAAGCACTAGATGAAATTCGTCCTTTCTTAGAAAGTGATGGAGGAAATATTTCATTAATAGGTATAGAAGATGATAAGAGAGTCAAGGTACAACTTGAGGGTGCTTGTGTAGGTTGTAGTGTAAATCAAATGACCTTAAAATCGGGAGTTGAGATGACAATCAAGAAGTATGCTCCTCAAATTGAAGAGGTGTTAAACATCGAATAA